The following coding sequences are from one Culex quinquefasciatus strain JHB chromosome 1, VPISU_Cqui_1.0_pri_paternal, whole genome shotgun sequence window:
- the LOC119768817 gene encoding uncharacterized protein LOC119768817, translated as MEARKIGFFKESSESELDLTHDRASESFILEESQPEIPCPDTPCDDPALYCKLCFSVDLPLVPICSGPDAADNPLVESIEECINVRITADDDGWICSECSQKLVDFQQFRQLSRIHYSAVRRKKQQLATTTFSNPIVVHSANEADSFYVEIVKQENDIETHTEPSVTEQPGAEPCDDQKPFIELPNGSFSCRMCPQTFPSLGPTMEHFISAHSEAMTHTNSVLAVDYSDKPPFKPVTINNVQYLKCADCDTLTEHGEAIIEHRKRFHAGVKMLPTIRCDRVECEQFFMDNPAYRRHLEICHDVIDPGEGES; from the exons ATGGAAGCGAggaaaattggatttttcaaagaatCTTCTGAATCGGAGCTGGACTTAACGCATGATCGCGCGTCAGAATCGTTCATTCTCGAGGAAAGCCAACCGGAAATACCTTGCCCTGACAC ACCCTGCGACGACCCCGCACTGTACTGTAAACTGTGCTTCTCGGTTGACCTTCCGCTGGTTCCGATCTGCAGCGGCCCAGACGCGGCGGATAATCCGCTGGTGGAGTCAATCGAAGAGTGCATCAACGTTCGCATAACCGCCGATGATGACGGGTGGATTTGTTCGGAGTGCAGCCAAAAGTTGGTAGATTTCCAGCAGTTTCGTCAACTGTCCCGAATTCATTATTCCGCAGTTCGTCGAAAGAAGCAACAGCTTGCGACGACTACGTTTAGCAATCCGATTGTGGTCCACTCTGCAAACGAAGCAGACTCGTTCTACGTAGAAATAGTGAAACAGGAAAACGACATTGAAACCCACACGGAACCTTCAGTCACTGAACAACCTGGGGCCGAACCATGCGACGATCAGAAACCGTTTATCGAGCTGCCCAACGGTTCGTTCTCGTGTCGGATGTGTCCGCAGACATTCCCATCGCTCGGTCCCACCATGGAACACTTCATCAGCGCCCACAGCGAGGCAATGACGCACACGAACAGCGTGCTCGCCGTTGACTATTCCGACAAGCCACCGTTCAAACCGGTCACGATCAACAACGTTCAGTATCTAAAGTGTGCCGACTGTGACACGCTGACCGAGCACGGGGAGGCCATCATCGAGCATCGAAAGCGGTTCCACGCGGGGGTGAAGATGTTGCCCACGATCCGGTGCGACCGGGTCGAGTGTGAGCAGTTCTTTATGGATAATCCGGCGTACCGGCGGCACTTGGAAATTTGTCACGACGTGATTGATCCCGGCGAAGGGGAATCGTAA
- the LOC6054647 gene encoding uncharacterized protein LOC6054647, whose product MANNSGGKRPKITQLIAKVVSLDGFGGARCPWCPYHQELFLMYNFHRHIMAKHPAEAAAAGFADCRRYRKNAQQIPESLAKFVTSNDKGALCRITNGQCRYSQPVFNLKRFQRHMCLIHPWEALQQNLSIEQSGGSYPKNYQLVLQFLTYDANGIYCRMDPDSKCSYRLPTLNPYFFKRHFLDHHPEHAARYGITGDADDLPKAGSAVRTKTLSTLVEENVYMDERGSHCLLDPSCDFTVHGFDGLRLLNHFRRKHPALAKAKGFFEKKKSSQQAADVNGRIWQCTQKDDDGNFHCRIDGDCSFMQRKFSSIIFLHHFRYQHRSAAKKMSFCEKNRMLPKRNRWMKKNCRAPQYIQKVRQHTETDESGTRCRIAGLDCEYVQSTFRPGNFQRHFRNVHPKEAKQHGYFDDTSITIVKSEFGKPDAGNQPKRPDYGEMIEKHIMRDNLAIYCRISADYCRFRQFKFDLASFVRHFRKDHPKEARAKGFAKVGQTARKKIKKEAPDDPLAIKEEVEDDEEEQSDSADWGLLTPDEATPSMRPLTSIHELVEKNTLRVKTDVFCKISAEHCDYSRSEGFDSKDFVRHFRFKHPDEAREKGFFGEENEEQLPLERKSFRCLVMENVLVDEKGIHCMISETACPLFQIAFNVGNFVRHFRNEHAQLAEEKGFVRRKFLKKYRKQKRTAAEETSERVPYVAPISRRELVEKYVEKTETGIQCKLTDYCKHVQVKEFRYNNFYRHFISTHPVEAKAAGFFDDGRYLNYVATAKPGKLLYTQLVKKWTERDDIGTHCRIASSKCRYVQRYNYCSGNFVRHFRIEHPKEARKYGFFRDQNSDNEAPETESEAESVANEVKMESFSLEGNEPESICPDAPPEHPLQRKNITFKELVMDYISSEGDGVHCRIAQRPCRYVQKGTFSYHNVVSHFRTAHPTEARAAGFFRNLAAASEPELESVERIIPDEPDARDETMESFTREESQLEIRCPDTIRDKPPEESHSEDQSVSQSQLTEKYILRDEVGVHCRISQWPCKYVQTGIYAYRNFVRHFRSIHPKEARKIGFFAGVNETSEPETEHESVELGEGQSMDPDTSDDERWKLKNGLPSLKRLTKKFIYQDAQGVYCRISAQPCRYIQRGEYKYTNFVRHFRTEHTAEATEAGFFRDYSEATEQESVNGTVEQEDSDTDIPLELDLGGKTGLIEIVAKCVYRNQKGIHCRISSSPCSYVQTSGFKYRNFISHFAIQHTEEASKAGFFRNDNDSSEPELEPVGGIAYDSITQDETMESFTTEQSQPENAEASQARALLWKKPSLKELAEKCIFRDENGAHCRIASWPCKYVQSSTFVVGNFVRHFRTEHPKEARNIGFFREKSKPVPVPAQNSRIEDVTLEPMVVEQSRPVEVLRPVVSQDKSKRRKTRLPLPSSPRSVSSGTRKEFIVV is encoded by the exons ATGGCCAACAATTCCGGCGGAAAGCGACCCAAAATCACCCAACTGATCGCAAAGGTCGTCAGCCTCGATGGGTTCGGCGGGGCGCGATGTCCCTGGTGCCCGTACCATCAGGAGTTGTTCCTGATGTACAACTTCCACCGGCACATAATGGCCAAACATCCGGCCGAAGCGGCGGCGGCGGGCTTTGCGGACTGCAGGCGGTATCG gAAAAATGCCCAACAAATTCCAGAGTCTCTCGCCAAATTCGTCACATCCAACGACAAGGGAGCGCTCTGTAGAATCACCAACGGTCAATGTCGATACTCGCAGCCTGTTTTCAACTTGAAACGGTTCCAAAGACACATGTGCCTCATACACCCGTGGGAAGCATTGCAGCAGAACTTGTCCATCGAGCAAAGTGGCGGCAGCTATCC CAAAAATTACCAACTGGTTCTGCAATTCCTTACGTACGACGCGAACGGCATCTACTGCCGCATGGATCCGGACTCGAAGTGTTCCTACCGGTTGCCGACCTTGAACCCATACTTTTTCAAGCGGCATTTTTTGGACCATCATCCCGAGCATGCAGCCCGATACGGTATCACCGGGGACGCGGACGATCTGCCCAAAGCTGGCAGTGCCGTTCGCACGAAAACCTTATCCACGCTGGTGGAAGAGAATGTTTACATGGACGAGAGGGGGAGCCACTGCCTGCTGGATCCCAGCTGTGACTTTACGGTTCATGGTTTTGACGGCCTCAGACTGCTGAACCATTTTCGCCGCAAGCATCCGGCACTGGCGAAGGCGAAGGGGTTTTTCGAGAAAAAGAAATCATCGCAACA GGCAGCGGATGTCAACGGTAGAATCTGGCAATGCACCCAGAAGGACGATGATGGAAACTTTCACTGCCGGATTGATGGCGATTGTTCGTTTATGCAGCGAAAGTTCTCCAGCATAATTTTTTTGCACCATTTTCGCTATCAACATCGAAGTGCGGCTAAAAAGAtgagtttttgcgaaaaaaatcgaatgctGCCCAAAAGAAATCGCTGGATGAAAAAGAATTGCCG AGCCCCGCAGTACATACAAAAGGTGAGACAACATACCGAGACTGACGAGAGTGGGACGCGCTGTCGAATCGCTGGGCTGGATTGTGAGTACGTACAAAGTACGTTCAGGCCGGGCAACTTCCAGCGACACTTCCGGAACGTTCACCCCAAAGAGGCGAAACAGCACGGGTACTTTGACGATACCAGCATTACCATTGTGAAAAGTGAATTTGGGAAGCCAGATGCGGGAAATCAACCAAAGAGGCCCGACTACGGTGAAATGATCGAAAAGCACATCATGAGAGACAATCTCGCCATTTATTGCAGAATCAGTGCCGATTACTGCAGGTTTCGGCAGTTTAAGTTCGACTTGGCAAGTTTCGTGCGGCACTTCCGCAAAGATCATCCGAAGGAAGCGAGGGCGAAGGGATTTGCCAAGGTGGGTCAAACGGCGAGGAAAAAGATCAAGAAGGAAGCACCGGACGATCCTTTGGCCATCAAGGAGGAAGTAGAAGATGACGAGGAGGAGCAATCGGATAGCGCGGATTGGGGATTGCTAACTCCGGACGAGGCGACCCCTTCGATGAGGCCGCTCACGTCAATTCACGAACTGGTCGAGAAAAATACGCTGCGAGTCAAGACCGACGTGTTCTGTAAGATCTCCGCTGAGCACTGTGACTACAGTCGAAGTGAGGGTTTTGACTCGAAGGATTTCGTTCGTCACTTCCGTTTCAAGCATCCCGACGAAGCGAGAGAGAAAGGATTCTTTGGGGAAGAGAACGAGGAGCAACTTCCACTGGAACGGAAATCGTTCCGGTGTTTGGTCATGGAAAACGTGCTCGTGGACGAGAAAGGGATCCACTGTATGATCAGCGAAACGGCCTGTCCGCTGTTCCAGATCGCGTTCAACGTTGGTAATTTTGTGCGACACTTTCGCAACGAGCACGCGCAGCTAGCGGAGGAAAAGGGCTTCGTACGGCGAAAATTCCTCAAGAAATATAGGAAGCAGAA ACGAACTGCAGCCGAGGAAACATCCGAGCGGGTACC GTACGTCGCGCCCATCTCCCGAAGGGAGCTTGTAGAAAAGTACGTCGAGAAAACGGAAACCGGCATCCAGTGCAAGCTCACCGATTACTGCAAGCACGTCCAGGTTAAAGAGTTCCGTTACAACAACTTTTACCGACACTTTATTTCCACCCATCCGGTGGAGGCGAAAGCCGCGGGATTCTTCGATGACGGGAGATACCTCAATTATGT CGCTACCGCGAAACCCGGCAAGCTGTTGTACACTCAACTCGTCAAAAAGTGGACCGAGCGTGATGACATTGGAACACATTGCCGCATAGCTTCGAGCAAGTGTCGATACGTTCAGCGATACAACTACTGTTCGGGCAACTTTGTGCGCCACTTCCGGATTGAACATCCGAAGGAAGCGCGCAAGTATGGATTCTTTAGAGACCAAAACTCCGACAATGAAGCACCTGAAACGGAGTCGGAAGCCGAATCAGTCGCAAATGAGGTGAAAATGGAATCGTTCAGTCTTGAGGGAAATGAACCGGAGAGTATTTGTCCTGATGC ACCCCCAGAACACCCGCTGCAAAGAAAGAACATAACCTTTAAAGAGCTCGTCATGGACTACATATCCAGCGAGGGAGACGGAGTGCACTGCCGGATAGCGCAGAGGCCGTGCCGATACGTACAAAAAGGGACCTTCAGTTACCACAATGTGGTCAGCCATTTCCGAACGGCGCACCCGACGGAAGCGAGAGCGGCGGGATTCTTCCGAAATCTCGCTGCTGCTTCCGAACCGGAACTCGAATCTGTTGAACGCATAATTCCGGATGAACCGGACGCACGAGACGAAACGATGGAATCGTTTACTCGGGAGGAAAGTCAACTGGAGATTCGATGTCCCGATAC AATCCGCGACAAACCGCCAGAGGAATCGCATTCTGAGGATCAAAGTGTAAGCCAGAGCCAGCTCACCGAAAAGTACATCTTGCGAGATGAAGTGGGAGTCCACTGTCGAATATCTCAATGGCCGTGCAAATATGTCCAGACAGGCATTTACGCGTACCGGAACTTCGTTCGCCATTTCCGCTCCATACATCCCAAGGAAGCTAGAAAGATTGGCTTTTTCGCGGGCGTCAACGAAACATCGGAACCGGAAACGGAGCACGAATCTGTCGAGCTTGGGGAGGGTCAGTCAATGGATCCCGATAC ATCTGATGACGAGCGTTGGAAGTTGAAAAACGGGCTGCCAAGCTTGAAACGGCTtaccaaaaagtttatttaccaAGATGCCCAAGGAGTTTACTGTCGAATATCCGCCCAGCCGTGCAGATACATCCAGAGGGGGGAGTACAAGTACACAAATTTTGTACGCCATTTTCGCACGGAACATACGGCGGAAGCAACGGAGGCTGGATTTTTCAGAGATTACAGTGAAGCTACGGAACAGGAATCAGTCAACGGTACAGTTGAGCAGGAGGATTCTGATACTGACAT ACCCCTTGAACTCGACCTCGGCGGTAAAACAGGCCTGATTGAGATCGTTGCAAAATGTGTCTATCGCAACCAAAAAGGGATTCACTGTCGGATTTCCTCATCGCCGTGCTCGTATGTTCAAACTTCCGGTTTCAAGTACCGAAATTTCATCAGTCACTTTGCCATCCAACATACGGAGGAAGCTAGTAAGGCCGGATTCTTCAGAAATGACAACGACTCTTCGGAACCGGAACTGGAACCAGTTGGAGGCATTGCCTACGATTCAATCACGCAAGACGAAACCATGGAATCGTTCACTACCGAACAAAGCCAACCAGAAAATGCTGAAGC ATCCCAAGCTCGAGCATTACTCTGGAAGAAACCAAGCCTGAAGGAACTTGCCGAAAAGTGTATCTTCCGAGACGAAAACGGTGCTCACTGCCGGATAGCTTCGTGGCCGTGCAAGTACGTGCAAAGCTCCACCTTCGTCGTGGGAAATTTTGTGCGCCATTTTCGTACCGAGCATCCGAAAGAGGCTAGAAACATCGGGTTTTTCCGAGAAAAATCGAAACCGGTTCCCGTACCCGCGCAAAATTCACGTATCGAAGACGTAACGTTGGAACCGATGGTTGTTGAGCAAAGCCGACCGGTGGAGGTTCTACGTCCGGTTGT GTCCCAAGACAAGtcaaaaagacgaaaaacgCGCTTACCTTTACCGAGCTCGCCGAGAAGTGTATCGTCCGGGACGAGGAAGGAGTTCATTGTCGTATAA